One window from the genome of Candidatus Ancaeobacter aquaticus encodes:
- a CDS encoding diguanylate cyclase, producing the protein MKPKRLKKLIRVITAIFFLLFITYAFILAPFDIITNAKLKTLDVFFRLSHVVKPLPSQINDIVVVAIDDVSLQQANRKWPWDRDVYATMVNTIKKGEPKVIGFDIIFIGESADRKNDTLFKNALKETGNIVLASYYSDNGEHILPHAPFLEAARSHGPINKPRDMDYRVRNTRLFIRDKKGSKDVIEYSFGVKILCEYYGCDQEDIFYNGKAVLLRKKGTPEPLASIPVRSDGTAKINYLADTKNFTIIPAWRILNGKFNIDEVKGKIVLIGQTNEIIHDVYPTPLMDMPGVLMNANSILTVLSKRYIKTVPPIVDSVILILFSIIAVLIAYKFTAIKGFIFIVVEIISFLTVSAFLFYKNYIGDFFSVLFCIVIIYIAVIFYKYIRLLLESMELKQDAITDGLTGLYIMRYFSLRLQNEFERAKRYDSKLSLVMMDIDHFKKFNDTYGHEKGNIVLKGVAETMRDTFRKSDILVRYGGEEFCALLPGVGRGEAFESAERFRRRLFSIPFHIDGDMVHVSVSVGLVSFPDTFIDTSKDFIEFADQALYKAKNAGRNKTIYFNPKVDTKNKK; encoded by the coding sequence ATGAAACCGAAACGTCTAAAAAAATTGATACGTGTTATAACGGCCATTTTCTTTCTTCTTTTTATCACCTACGCATTTATTCTTGCTCCATTTGATATTATCACTAATGCAAAGTTAAAGACGCTTGATGTTTTCTTTCGATTGTCACACGTAGTAAAGCCCTTACCGTCGCAGATTAATGACATAGTAGTTGTTGCTATTGACGATGTGTCTCTTCAACAGGCAAATCGAAAGTGGCCCTGGGACAGAGATGTGTATGCAACCATGGTCAACACCATCAAGAAGGGAGAGCCCAAGGTTATTGGTTTTGATATTATTTTTATCGGCGAAAGCGCTGATCGAAAAAATGATACATTATTCAAAAATGCTCTTAAGGAGACAGGTAATATAGTTTTAGCCTCATACTATTCTGATAATGGGGAGCATATTCTTCCACATGCCCCTTTTCTGGAAGCTGCACGTTCACACGGGCCAATAAATAAACCAAGAGACATGGATTACCGGGTGAGGAATACCCGTCTTTTTATTCGGGATAAAAAAGGCTCAAAGGATGTTATAGAATATTCTTTTGGGGTAAAAATATTGTGCGAATATTATGGATGTGATCAAGAAGACATTTTTTATAATGGAAAGGCAGTATTATTGAGAAAAAAGGGAACTCCAGAGCCTCTTGCATCAATTCCTGTTCGTTCCGATGGGACGGCAAAAATAAATTATCTTGCGGATACAAAGAATTTTACCATTATTCCCGCGTGGAGAATCCTTAACGGAAAATTTAATATTGATGAGGTTAAGGGTAAGATAGTTCTCATCGGTCAGACAAATGAGATTATACATGATGTATATCCCACACCGCTCATGGACATGCCGGGGGTCCTTATGAATGCAAACAGTATTTTAACCGTATTATCAAAAAGATATATCAAAACTGTTCCTCCTATTGTTGATTCTGTGATACTTATTTTATTTTCGATAATAGCCGTTCTCATTGCGTATAAATTTACAGCGATCAAGGGATTTATCTTTATTGTTGTTGAAATAATATCATTTTTGACCGTGAGTGCATTTTTGTTTTATAAAAATTATATCGGTGATTTTTTCAGTGTCTTGTTTTGCATTGTGATTATATATATAGCCGTCATATTTTATAAATACATTCGTTTATTACTTGAGAGTATGGAACTCAAACAGGATGCAATTACCGATGGACTGACAGGTTTATATATAATGAGATATTTTAGTCTGCGTTTGCAGAACGAATTTGAACGTGCAAAAAGGTATGATTCAAAACTATCATTGGTTATGATGGATATCGATCACTTTAAGAAATTTAATGACACCTATGGACATGAGAAGGGAAATATCGTGCTGAAAGGTGTTGCTGAAACAATGAGAGATACATTCAGAAAGTCAGATATTCTTGTGCGATATGGAGGTGAGGAGTTTTGTGCGCTCTTGCCTGGTGTTGGACGGGGTGAGGCGTTTGAAAGTGCTGAGCGTTTTAGGAGACGTTTGTTCAGTATCCCGTTTCATATTGATGGAGACATGGTGCATGTATCTGTGAGTGTTGGGCTTGTTTCGTTTCCGGACACATTTATTGATACGAGCAAAGATTTTATTGAGTTTGCTGATCAGGCGCTCTATAAAGCAAAAAATGCAGGTAGAAACAAAACGATATACTTTAATCCTAAAGTTGATACAAAAAATAAGAAGTGA